TCAAGTGCGAAGTAGAAGCACGGCTGACGTTTGCGAAAAAGTCAGGAGTGCCACAGTCGAGCTGTTGTTTTGGCTCGGGTAGGAGTCAGCTCAGTCTGACCGCCGAGTGCCGGTTCTAACTTCCGACTTGCGATTTCTGACTTGCTATGACTTTTTCTTCCCGCTGGGCTGATTTGGCGAAGAGGATCTCCGACATCAACAGGAGAGCTCCGATCACTATGGCGCTATCGGCCACATTGAAAGCCGGCCAGTGGTAAGGGCCGATGTAGAACTCCAGGAAATCTACTACGTGGCCGTCGAATATGCGGTCCCAGAGATTGCCGAGCGCGCCACCCAGGATCAGCGACAGACCCACGCCCGTGCTGGTAAGGGCATAGCTGTTCCGCCAGAGCAAAATCATCACCACGGCCAGCGCGACCACCGAAAACAAAATCAGCGCGGCCAGCTTCCACTGCGATGCCGACTCGGCAAACAGACCGAATGCGGCGCCGCTGTTTTCAACATGTGTGAAACGGAAAAAGCCGGGGATGATCTGAATCGTCTCGTGCAGCGCGATACCTTTGGCGACCAGCCACTTCGACAGCCGGTCCAGCAGTACCACCAAAACCGCAATCGCCAGGTGCCATTTCCGCATAACGTGGTTCTGACTCATGATCCTTTAGCTTTCGTTGCCCCCGCTCTCGATTTCCTTCAGAACCGCGCTGCAGCGCTCGCAAACCGTGGGATAAGTGGGATCCTGCCCCACTAGGGTAGAGTAATTCCAGCAGCGCTCACATTTCTGGCCGGGCGCTCGGGTGACTTCGATCTTTAGCCCCTGAGCACCATTCCCCGAAATGCCCTTCTTCAAATCTACCGCGGACACGATATACACATACCGCAGCGTGTCACGATATTTGTCCAATACTGAATAGATGCTCTCGGGCGCATCCAGAACTACTTTTGCTTCCAACCCGGAGCCGATCAGCTTTGCCTGCCGCGCGGATTCCAGAGCGTTGTTCACCTCATCGCGGGTCTTGAGCAGCAGTTGCCAATCGCTGCGCAATTGCTTGAGCGTATTATCGGCGGTTGCAGAAGCGATCTCCGCTTCATCCCAAAAATTGCTCAGATGGACACTCTCGGTCCGTCCTTCCATCGCCGGGAGGAACTGCCATACCTCATCCGCAGTGAAGCTCAGCACCGGGGCCAACAACCGCGCCAGTGCTTCACCGATGCGCCAGATTGCTGTCTGCGCCGATCTTCGTGCCTGGGACTTAGGCGCCGAGATGTAGAGCCGATCTTTAAGAATGTCGAAGTAAACCTGGCTGAGGTCAACCGTACAGAAGTTCAGCAACTGCTGGTAAACCTTGTGAAATTGGAAATCCTCATACGCCTTGCGCACATCGCGCGATGCTTCCGCGGTACGCAGCAACATATATTGATCGAGCGCCTGCATTTGGTCGAAGCCGAGCGCATC
This genomic stretch from Terriglobales bacterium harbors:
- the lspA gene encoding signal peptidase II, whose protein sequence is MSQNHVMRKWHLAIAVLVVLLDRLSKWLVAKGIALHETIQIIPGFFRFTHVENSGAAFGLFAESASQWKLAALILFSVVALAVVMILLWRNSYALTSTGVGLSLILGGALGNLWDRIFDGHVVDFLEFYIGPYHWPAFNVADSAIVIGALLLMSEILFAKSAQREEKVIASQKSQVGS